One part of the Deltaproteobacteria bacterium genome encodes these proteins:
- a CDS encoding lactate utilization protein, which yields MERSIEMYRWHYRVLADACAQGLQKNRFGARVFDTIDEARSAIIKECEEAGSIGFGGSLTVAALKIRQAMKEKGKELLNHGLPGLTPEERQEIRLGQLTCDLFLTSTNAVTLDGKLVNIDGTGNRVNAMAFGPKRVVVVAGGNKIVKDAESGVRRIKDFVAPMNAKRLGYGTPCAVTGICADCDSPQRICNVVTIMEKKPSASAVEVFLVCEALGL from the coding sequence ATGGAAAGAAGCATCGAGATGTACCGGTGGCACTACAGAGTGCTCGCCGACGCCTGTGCGCAGGGCCTGCAGAAGAACCGGTTCGGCGCGAGAGTGTTCGACACCATCGACGAGGCGAGGAGCGCGATCATCAAAGAGTGCGAGGAGGCCGGCTCCATCGGGTTCGGCGGCTCCCTGACCGTTGCGGCCCTGAAGATCCGCCAGGCGATGAAGGAGAAGGGCAAGGAGCTGCTCAACCACGGCCTGCCGGGACTGACCCCGGAGGAGCGGCAGGAGATCCGCCTGGGCCAGCTCACCTGCGACCTCTTCCTCACCTCGACGAACGCGGTGACCCTCGACGGGAAGCTGGTGAACATCGACGGGACGGGAAACCGGGTCAACGCAATGGCCTTCGGGCCGAAAAGGGTGGTCGTCGTTGCAGGCGGAAACAAGATCGTGAAGGATGCCGAAAGCGGCGTGAGAAGGATAAAGGATTTTGTCGCACCCATGAACGCGAAGCGCCTCGGGTACGGGACCCCCTGCGCCGTGACGGGGATATGCGCCGACTGCGACTCCCCCCAGCGGATCTGCAACGTGGTGACGATCATGGAGAAGAAACCGTCGGCCTCTGCCGTAGAGGTGTTCCTGGTGTGCGAGGCACTGGG